One Dromiciops gliroides isolate mDroGli1 chromosome 3, mDroGli1.pri, whole genome shotgun sequence DNA segment encodes these proteins:
- the PDCD1 gene encoding LOW QUALITY PROTEIN: programmed cell death protein 1 (The sequence of the model RefSeq protein was modified relative to this genomic sequence to represent the inferred CDS: deleted 1 base in 1 codon) — protein sequence MEGSGPCLPKEFLHGQWLQGQAVLLLLWLLGCPVCHKSQLAAVKTEYSLDFQPLQLSKAEGENATFVCNVSKKLTTPILNWYREKNGSQPEKLAAYPKDTLSSHLQDRYHIAIRRDNQTYEMTIVGLRLNDSGRYFCGTINFEMPPVEESDRAELSVTERIVVSTTVRPITPSAPPEKLPWIVVVVPAAVGAVLLLLLLCCVLLVVGSRGQGGAGKAESDKDSLSLKKAEPSVTSVSTVVYGQLDFQRTEVPKQGGAGSCEQTEYATIVFSTEKPASYSSSPHRK from the exons ATGGAAGGAAGTG GACCATGTCTCCCCAAAGAGTTTTTGCATGGACAATGGCTTCAGGGGCAGGCGGTGCTGCTGCTCCTGTGGCTCCTGGGCTGTCCTGTCTGCCACAAAAGTCAGCTGGCAGCTG tgaaaaCCGAATATAGCCTAGACTTTCAGCCACTCCAGCTCTCGAAGGCAGAAGGAGAAAATGCCACTTTTGTCTGCAATGTCTCCAAGAAATTAACAACTCCCATCTTGAACTGGTACAGAGAAAAGAATGGCAGCCAGCCTGAGAAGTTAGCTGCCTACCCAAAAGACACACTCAGCTCTCACCTGCAAGACAGGTATCACATAGCCATACGGCGCGATAACCAGACCTACGAGATGACGATTGTGGGACTCCGGCTGAATGACAGTGGGAGATATTTCTGTGGAACTATCAATTTCGAAATGCCACCAGTGGAAGAAAGTGATCGGGCAGAGCTCAGTGTGACAG AAAGAATTGTGGTCTCAACAACGGTTCGTCCCATCACCCCCTCAGCACCTCCAGAAAAATTACCATGGATTGTCGTGGTGGTCCCTGCTGCTGTGGGTgctgtgctgctgctgctgctgctctgttGTGTTCTGCTTGTGGTGGGATCCCGAGGCCAAGGAG GGGCTGGTAAAGCTGAAAGTGACAAGGATTCTCTG TCCCTGAAGAAGGCCGAGCCCTCCGTGACGTCGGTGTCCACTGTGGTCTACGGCCAGTTGGATTTCCAGAGGACTGAGGTCCCCAAACAA GGGGGGGCCGGCTCGTGTGAACAGACGGAATATGCCACGATCGTCTTCTCCACAGAGAAGCCTGCCTCCTACAGCAGCTCTCCTCATAGGAAGTAA